In Vibrio hippocampi, the following are encoded in one genomic region:
- a CDS encoding glycoside hydrolase family 43 protein — protein sequence MKQVIKNPILTGFNPDPSIIRVGNDYFIATSTFEWFPGVQIHHSKDLVNWRLIGHVLTKKSQLDMTGMDNSEGVYAPTLSYSNGKFWLCFSNVHACRGGNWMATPCYLVTADNIEGPWSEPIAIGSYGFDPSMFHDDDGKKYILNMIWDGRAQTNFFGGIVLQEFDPTSNQLIGKPKNIFKGTELGCTEGPQILKKDGYYYLVTAEGGTARDHAVTVCRSKKIWGPYEVHPDNPILTSRFQEHAPLARAGHGFFVDTQHGEWYLTHLCSRRIPNPEGYQFIPKYDNGYSILGRETAIQKVHWQNNWPYVTTGKTPVLKVEAPNLPPCPWPKTIGIDNFTDTKLSLEYQTLNQPFDNSWGSLSEKPGKLRLKGRHYLSSRYQQSLIARRFKSFYATAETKLEFSPETPLEMAGLCAYYARNGYYFLKLSASDDGKTEIQIVGNINDNYIEFTSPTTINPNEGVWMRLDLKKQWYHFSYSLDGIQWHTIGEPLNSTPLSDEGGPDIFRFTGSFAALFVADISGQLKHADFDYFSYQDNEKTQS from the coding sequence ATGAAACAAGTGATTAAAAACCCAATTTTGACCGGCTTTAACCCTGACCCTTCTATCATTCGTGTAGGTAATGACTATTTTATCGCCACCTCTACGTTCGAGTGGTTTCCCGGTGTACAGATCCACCACTCGAAAGACCTTGTCAATTGGAGACTCATCGGACATGTGCTCACCAAGAAGTCTCAGTTAGATATGACGGGTATGGACAACTCTGAAGGCGTTTACGCACCAACTCTGAGTTACAGCAATGGCAAGTTCTGGCTCTGTTTTTCAAACGTACACGCATGTCGCGGCGGCAATTGGATGGCGACTCCTTGCTATTTAGTCACTGCTGATAACATCGAAGGTCCATGGAGTGAACCTATCGCCATTGGTAGTTACGGATTTGATCCATCCATGTTTCATGACGATGATGGCAAAAAATATATACTCAATATGATTTGGGATGGACGTGCACAGACTAATTTCTTTGGCGGTATTGTGTTACAAGAGTTTGACCCGACCAGCAATCAACTCATCGGTAAACCGAAAAATATCTTTAAAGGTACAGAGTTAGGGTGTACTGAAGGACCGCAGATCTTAAAAAAGGATGGATACTATTACTTAGTCACCGCAGAAGGAGGCACCGCTCGAGATCACGCCGTCACTGTATGTCGTTCTAAAAAGATTTGGGGTCCTTATGAAGTTCATCCAGATAACCCGATATTGACTAGTCGATTTCAAGAACACGCTCCTCTCGCTCGAGCAGGGCATGGATTTTTTGTTGATACGCAACATGGGGAGTGGTATCTCACTCATTTATGTAGCAGACGTATCCCTAATCCAGAAGGCTATCAATTTATACCTAAATATGACAATGGCTACTCCATTCTAGGTCGCGAAACTGCCATCCAAAAAGTACACTGGCAGAACAACTGGCCCTATGTCACAACAGGGAAAACACCGGTTCTTAAAGTGGAAGCACCCAATCTGCCGCCTTGCCCTTGGCCTAAAACTATCGGTATAGATAACTTTACGGATACTAAACTTAGCCTTGAATATCAAACTCTAAATCAACCGTTTGACAACTCTTGGGGATCGCTATCTGAGAAGCCTGGCAAGCTACGATTGAAAGGTCGTCACTATTTATCATCTCGCTATCAACAGAGCTTAATCGCCCGTCGTTTTAAATCCTTTTATGCGACAGCGGAAACCAAATTAGAATTTTCCCCCGAAACACCACTGGAAATGGCAGGTCTATGCGCATATTACGCCAGAAATGGATACTACTTTCTAAAACTAAGCGCCTCTGATGATGGTAAGACAGAAATTCAAATCGTTGGCAATATCAACGATAACTATATAGAGTTCACCTCCCCAACCACTATCAACCCAAACGAAGGAGTTTGGATGCGCTTGGATCTCAAAAAGCAGTGGTATCATTTTAGCTATTCCTTAGATGGAATTCAGTGGCACACTATTGGCGAGCCATTAAATAGCACTCCTCTCTCCGATGAGGGAGGCCCAGATATATTTCGATTTACCGGTTCATTTGCTGCCCTATTTGTGGCGGATATATCCGGGCAACTTAAACATGCAGATTTTGACTATTTTTCATACCAAGATAACGAGAAAACTCAATCGTAA
- the xylA gene encoding xylose isomerase, protein MTQFFKNIDKIKFEGKDTSNPLAFRHYDANKMILGKSMKDHLRFAACYWHNFRWGGADIFGDGTFDHEWLKVTDPLEQARVKADAAFEFFSKLDVPYYCFHDTDVAPEGNSLKEYVNNFSTMVDVLEQKQSETGLKLLWGTANAFSNPRYMAGAGSNPDPKVFAYAATQIFNAMGATKRLGGENYVLWGGREGYETLLNTDLRQEREQLGRLMQMVVEHKHKIGFNGSILIEPKPQEPTKHQYDYDTATVYGFLKQFGLENEIKVNIEANHATLAGHSFHHEVATATSLGLFGSIDANRGDAQLGWDTDQFPNSVEENTLVMYEILKAGGFTTGGFNFDARVRRPSTDLADFFHGHIGGMDVMALSLERAAAMIENDVLSNNIAQRYADWNGDLGKKIMSGDLSLEDVAKYAMNNNIAPQKVSGQQEYLENIVTNFIYK, encoded by the coding sequence ATGACCCAATTTTTTAAAAATATTGATAAGATCAAATTTGAGGGTAAAGATACTTCAAATCCGCTCGCTTTTCGCCACTACGATGCCAACAAAATGATTTTGGGCAAAAGCATGAAAGATCATCTCCGATTCGCGGCATGTTACTGGCACAACTTCCGCTGGGGTGGAGCTGACATCTTCGGTGATGGCACGTTTGATCATGAATGGCTAAAAGTGACCGATCCTTTGGAGCAAGCGCGTGTTAAAGCTGATGCCGCTTTTGAGTTTTTCTCAAAACTGGATGTTCCTTACTACTGTTTCCACGATACCGATGTCGCACCTGAAGGCAACTCTCTTAAAGAGTATGTAAACAACTTCAGCACCATGGTTGACGTATTAGAGCAGAAGCAGAGCGAAACAGGTTTAAAATTGCTTTGGGGTACAGCAAACGCCTTCTCTAACCCTCGATATATGGCTGGCGCTGGTTCGAACCCAGACCCTAAAGTCTTTGCTTACGCGGCAACCCAAATATTCAATGCTATGGGTGCCACGAAACGCCTTGGCGGTGAAAACTACGTACTTTGGGGTGGTCGAGAAGGCTACGAAACTCTGCTCAATACGGACCTGCGCCAAGAGCGTGAGCAACTTGGTCGCTTGATGCAAATGGTTGTAGAACATAAGCATAAGATTGGTTTCAACGGTTCCATCTTAATCGAACCAAAACCACAAGAACCAACTAAGCACCAATACGACTACGATACTGCGACTGTTTACGGGTTCTTGAAGCAATTTGGTCTAGAAAACGAAATCAAGGTGAACATTGAAGCTAACCACGCCACCTTGGCTGGTCACAGCTTCCACCACGAAGTTGCAACAGCGACTTCTCTAGGTTTGTTTGGTTCTATTGATGCTAACCGTGGTGACGCGCAGTTAGGCTGGGATACCGACCAGTTCCCTAATAGCGTAGAAGAGAACACACTTGTGATGTACGAAATTCTTAAAGCGGGTGGTTTTACAACTGGAGGCTTTAACTTTGATGCTCGTGTTCGTCGTCCTTCAACTGATCTAGCAGACTTTTTCCATGGTCACATTGGTGGTATGGATGTGATGGCGCTATCGTTAGAACGCGCTGCTGCGATGATTGAAAACGACGTATTATCAAACAATATTGCACAACGTTATGCAGATTGGAACGGTGATTTAGGGAAGAAGATTATGTCTGGGGACTTATCTTTAGAAGATGTGGCAAAATACGCAATGAACAACAATATTGCACCACAAAAAGTCTCTGGTCAGCAAGAGTACCTAGAGAACATTGTGACAAACTTTATTTATAAATAA
- a CDS encoding glycoside-pentoside-hexuronide (GPH):cation symporter has protein sequence MNSAKLSVKEKAAYGLGDTGCNFVWQTVMLFLAYFYTDIYGLSPAHMGTMFLLVRIIDAVTDPIMGSIVDRTRSKYGRYRPYLLWIAVPFGIACMLAFYTPDFGATGKVIYAYVSYIFLTLMYTAINVPYCAMANTLTNNSKERTSLQSYRFALSTAGGLVVALIALPLVELIGQGDTQKGYLGAMAVMGGGAIALFFYSFANTKERCLPEKQMEQTAFNDLKLLLKNNQWRVLFIVNIVLLTGVVLKGASTMYYVNSVMQRPDLATQFMVVGMIANIIGAMISAPLLGNYDKATIYRILIIVSGFLSGLMFFVAAENITLLFVLVICLGVVQMSTTPILWSMMSDIVDYEKTRSDRTLSGMVFSTNLFAIKLGIAIGGAAVGWILAWAGYVGGAEIQSDIAIYSINMLYTVIPGVTFISLGFLMLLYKLDNKKLQEISLELETK, from the coding sequence ATGAACAGTGCGAAACTGTCAGTCAAAGAAAAAGCTGCATATGGTCTTGGAGATACGGGATGTAATTTTGTTTGGCAGACTGTGATGTTATTTTTGGCGTATTTTTATACAGACATCTATGGTTTATCACCGGCTCATATGGGGACTATGTTTTTATTAGTACGTATTATTGATGCAGTTACCGACCCTATAATGGGATCTATTGTCGACAGAACGCGCTCAAAATATGGACGTTATCGCCCCTATTTATTGTGGATAGCAGTGCCGTTTGGAATTGCATGTATGCTAGCATTTTATACTCCCGACTTTGGGGCGACAGGTAAAGTGATTTATGCTTATGTGTCCTATATTTTCCTCACACTTATGTACACAGCGATCAACGTTCCATATTGTGCAATGGCAAATACGTTAACTAATAATTCCAAAGAGAGGACATCGCTACAGTCGTACCGTTTTGCGCTTAGTACAGCAGGTGGTTTAGTCGTGGCGCTTATAGCTTTACCCTTAGTGGAACTTATTGGACAAGGTGATACGCAAAAAGGCTATCTAGGTGCAATGGCAGTGATGGGAGGTGGAGCGATTGCCCTGTTTTTTTATAGTTTTGCCAATACTAAAGAGCGTTGTTTACCTGAGAAACAAATGGAACAAACAGCTTTTAATGATCTGAAATTATTACTAAAAAATAATCAGTGGCGCGTTTTATTCATTGTCAATATAGTGCTGTTAACAGGAGTTGTTCTTAAGGGTGCTTCAACAATGTACTATGTTAACTCTGTTATGCAGCGCCCCGATTTAGCGACCCAATTTATGGTCGTTGGTATGATCGCCAATATTATTGGAGCTATGATTTCAGCACCATTACTTGGGAATTACGATAAAGCAACTATCTATAGGATATTAATTATAGTGTCTGGTTTTTTATCAGGATTGATGTTCTTTGTAGCTGCCGAAAATATCACATTACTCTTTGTGTTAGTTATTTGTTTAGGTGTTGTGCAAATGAGTACTACTCCGATTTTATGGAGCATGATGTCGGATATTGTAGATTATGAAAAAACTAGAAGTGATCGTACTTTAAGTGGCATGGTATTTTCCACTAATTTATTTGCAATTAAACTGGGTATTGCTATTGGTGGTGCGGCTGTAGGATGGATATTAGCTTGGGCTGGATACGTAGGGGGCGCTGAAATCCAGTCTGATATCGCGATATATTCGATTAATATGCTATATACGGTAATCCCCGGAGTGACATTCATCTCTTTAGGCTTCTTGATGTTACTTTACAAGTTAGACAACAAAAAATTGCAAGAAATTTCGCTTGAACTTGAAACGAAATAG
- a CDS encoding Gfo/Idh/MocA family protein, with protein sequence MVSNRRKPIMWGIIGPGKIANNFVSAFSAVNDGCVYAVASRSRSRSQKFAQQHNIPVCYDNYEQLLQDNEVDIVYISTPNHTHYQLSKLALENGKSVLCEKPLTMTYVQSKTLFELAKQKNLLLVEGLWTRFLPAWQWVKKAVVNGEIGIVTRLDSTFGFTAPKDENSRLLDPVLGGGAIYDIGIYCISLTDYLLDRAPTTMKASITKASTGVDFSCDAELDFGGVVSTFTCSFECDLPNTFTIIGSRGSILIESNFWQATAVSVSVDNHRSARYEFPLKHNGFEYEISEINTNLLEASVKSRTNSDCATLRCIKVIEKLLTMAPK encoded by the coding sequence ATGGTCAGTAATCGTCGGAAACCAATAATGTGGGGAATCATCGGTCCGGGTAAAATTGCAAATAACTTTGTTTCTGCTTTTTCCGCGGTAAACGATGGTTGTGTTTATGCCGTGGCGAGTCGCAGTCGAAGTCGATCTCAAAAATTTGCACAGCAGCACAACATTCCAGTTTGTTATGACAATTATGAACAGCTACTTCAGGACAATGAGGTGGACATAGTCTACATTTCCACGCCAAATCACACACATTATCAACTATCTAAACTAGCTTTAGAAAATGGTAAATCAGTACTGTGTGAAAAACCGCTAACTATGACATATGTGCAAAGCAAAACTCTATTTGAACTAGCAAAGCAGAAAAATTTGCTGTTAGTGGAAGGATTATGGACACGATTTTTGCCCGCCTGGCAATGGGTAAAAAAAGCAGTAGTGAATGGCGAAATAGGTATCGTGACCCGCCTAGACAGCACCTTTGGTTTTACAGCTCCTAAGGATGAGAACAGTCGTTTATTGGATCCTGTATTAGGGGGTGGAGCAATTTACGATATAGGTATTTACTGTATTTCGCTTACGGATTACCTGCTAGACCGAGCACCCACTACAATGAAAGCGTCGATCACCAAAGCATCTACAGGAGTCGATTTTAGTTGTGATGCAGAGCTTGATTTTGGTGGTGTTGTATCGACTTTTACCTGTAGCTTTGAATGCGATTTACCTAATACTTTTACTATTATAGGTAGTCGAGGTTCTATCCTAATAGAGTCTAATTTTTGGCAAGCAACAGCGGTGAGTGTTAGCGTAGATAATCACAGGTCGGCTAGATATGAATTTCCTCTCAAACACAATGGTTTTGAGTATGAAATATCAGAAATAAACACTAACTTATTGGAAGCGAGTGTAAAGAGTCGCACTAACTCCGATTGTGCGACTCTAAGATGTATAAAAGTAATTGAGAAGTTATTGACGATGGCCCCAAAATAG